The Enhydrobacter sp. sequence ACAGGCCGTTCGGCCGCCCAGGCCTGCGTGGCTCCGAAAACGACGAGCATCGCCGCCGCGGGTCCTGCGACGGTACGCCAACCCTTCCTTTGCATTTGCCTCCCCCTGCCTCTCCCTGTTTGAACCTCGGTTCTTTGTCAAATGGGCAGGGGGATCGCGGTCCTGGAACTCGGCCAGTTAAAGCGCGTTGGAGCCCGTCTCGCCGGTGCGGATCCGCACGGCATGCTCGACCCCGGTCACGAAAATCTTGCCGTCGCCGATCTTGCCCGTATGAGCCGCTTTCTGGATCGCCTCGACGGCGCGCTCGACCTGCGAATCGTCGACCACGATCTCGATCTTGACCTTGGGCAGGAAGCTCACGAGGTACTCGGCCCCGCGATAGATCTCGGTCTGGCCTTTCTGCC is a genomic window containing:
- a CDS encoding P-II family nitrogen regulator; the encoded protein is MKLVSAIIKPFKLDDVRDALTGVGVSGLTVSEVKGFGRQKGQTEIYRGAEYLVSFLPKVKIEIVVDDSQVERAVEAIQKAAHTGKIGDGKIFVTGVEHAVRIRTGETGSNAL